In the genome of Longimicrobium sp., the window GAGTCCGTACCTCCTGCAGCACCAGGACAACCCGGTAGACTGGTACGCGTGGGGTCCCGAAGCGCTGGAGCGGGCGCGCGCCGAAGACCGGCCCATCCTGCTGTCCGTGGGCTACTCCGCATGCCACTGGTGCCACGTGATGGAGCATGAATCGTTCGAAGACCCGGCCACGGCCGCGATCATGAACGAGCACTACGTGAACATCAAGGTAGACCGCGAGGAGCGCCCCGACATCGACAGCATCTACATGAGCGCGGTGCAGCAGATGACGGGTCACGGCGGATGGCCGATGACGGTGTTCATCACCCCCGGCGGCGCGCCCTTCTACGGAGGCACCTACTACCCGCCGGAACCGAGCCACGGCCTGCCCTCGTTCCGGCAGATCCTGCTGGCCGTCGCCGAGGCGTGGCGCGAGCGGCGCGCCGATGTAGACCAGAGCGCCGAGCACATGGCCGAGGCGCTGCGGGAGAGCGGGGAGCTGCGGGCCACGGCGGGCACGCTGGACCCTTCCATCCTGGATCGCGCCTACCGATCGCTGGCCTCGCGCTTCGATTCCGCGTGGGGCGGCATGGCAGGCGCACCCAAGTTCCCCCAGCCGCTGACGCTGGAGTTCCTGCTGCGCACCTGGAAGCGTACGGGAAACGCCGATGCCATGCGCTTCCTGGACGTGACGCTCCGTCGGATGGCGGCCGGCGGCATGTACGACCACGTGGGAGGCGGATTCGCGCGGTACAGCGTGGACGCGCACTGGCTGGTGCCGCACTTCGAAAAGATGCTGTACGACAACGCCCTGCTCGCGCGCCTCTACACGCACGCGTGGCAGGCCACGGGCGACGATGCACACCGCACGGTGGCGGAAGACGTCCTGGCCTGGGTGACGCGCGAGATGACCTCGCCGGAGGGCGGCTTCTACTCCGCGCTGGACGCCGACAGCGAGGGCGAGGAAGGCAAGTTCTACGTCTGGACGCCGGGCGAGATCGACTCGATCGTTGGAGTGGAGGACGGAGCGCTGGTCCGCGCCTACTACGGCGTGACGGAGGCGGGCAACTTCGAGGGGCACAACATCCTTCACGCCTGGCGCACGATGGACGAGGTTGCCGCCGAGCAGGGCGTCAGCGTCGAGCGCCTGCAAGACGCGCTGGACCGAGCCCGCCCCCGCCTGTACGAGGAGCGGGCGAAGCGCGTGTGGCCTGGGCGCGACGACAAGGTGCTCACGTCGTGGAACGCCATGATGCTCCACGCCTTCGCCGAGGCCGCCCGCGCGTTCGAGTCGCACGAGTACCGGCGGATCGCCATCACCAGCGCGGAGTTCCTGGTGGGCCGGCTGCGGACGGAGGACGGCAGGCTGGCGCGCACGTACAAGGATGGCCGCGCCAAGATCCCCGGCTTTCTGGAAGACCACGCCCTCCTGGCCGAGGCCCTGGTCGCCGTCTACGAGACCACGTGGGACGAGCGCTGGCTGCGGGAAGCCCGCACGCTGGCGGACCAGGTGCTGCAGTCGTTCTGGGACGAGGAACAGGGCATTTTCTACGACACGGCGGCAGACGCCGAGCAGCTGGTGATCCGTCCCCGCGACCTGTTCGACAACGCCACCCCGTCCGGCAACTCGGCGGCGGTGAACGCGCTGCTGCGGCTGGCTGAGCTGGTGGGCGACGAACGGTACTCGCGCGTGGCGCGGCGGGTGCTGCAGTCGCTGGCGGACACGATGGCCCGCGTTCCGGCCGGGTTCGGCCACCTGCTCTCGGCGCTGGACTTTCACCTGGCCACGCCGGCCGAGGTGGCGTTCGTGGGCACGCCGGGGGAGGCGGAGACGGACGCAATGCTTCGCGTGGTCGGCCGCGCCTACCTGCCCAACACCGTCACCGCCCTGCGCCGCGCGGACGAGGGCGGAGACGAGGAACTGATTCCGCTTCTGCGGGGTCGAACGGCACGGGAGGGTCGCGCGACGGCGTACGTGTGCGAGCGCTTCGCGTGCCAGCAGCCGGTGACGGACCCGGCCGCCCTCGCCGCGCAGCTGGGCCTGGGGAGTGCGTGAGTGCGGTAGTGCGGAAGTGATTCGGGCACTTCATCGGGCACTTGCGCCCGTCCGGCCCCGACCGGCACTATGCGCGCTGCACCTCTGGCGCGGCGGAGCAGTAGCGTCGATCCGGTTGTGAACGTAGTTGCCGCCTTTACCGTGGGGTTACCCAGATGCGCAAAGCCGTCCTGCTCACCGTCCTCGTGCTTGCCGCCTGCGCCCGTCCCGTGGCGTCGGACGCGGGCACGTCCGAGCCGCCCGCTTCGTCCGGCGGCGCACCTTCTACCGGAGCCCAAGTGAAGCTCGAATTCCAGCAGGGCCAGGGAGGCAGCTCCAACGGGGGCGAGCAGGGCGCGACGGCCACTGCGGGCAGCGGCCAGATCGCCATCCGCGGCACCATGCAGACGCCCAACCCGTGCTACAAGCTCTCCGGCGAGCTGCAGCAGCAGGGGCAGACGCTGTCCGTTCGCGTCGTCGGCCAGGCAGACCCCGACGTCATGTGCATCCAGTCGATCGGGGCCGTCCCATACACCGCCACGCTGCGCGACGTGGCACCCGGCACCTACACCGTTCGGGTGATGCACACCTACCCGGGCACCGGGTGGGATGCCGCCGCCGCCCTGGAGACGCAGGTCACTGTCCGGTGACGCGCCTCTCCATCCGCCCGGCCCACACGACCATGCACGCAGCCCTGCGCCGCGCCTTGTTGCCCGTTGTCGCCGCGGCGGCGTTCGTCCTTCCCTCGCGGGCCCAGGGCCCGGTTCCACCCCCGCGCGGCAGCCCCGACCCGTTCACCCTGGCGGCCACGCCCGCACCCGCGCCCATCTCTGCGCAGGAGCACGCGCGCAGGCGCCAGCAGCTGGCCGCAGGGATGGGCGACGGCGTGCTGGTGGCGCTGGGGGCGAGCGAGCCCGAGACGGACTACACGTCTTTCGCGCAGAACTCGCCCTTCCGCTACCTGACGGGGGTGAACGAGCCGGGGGCCGTGCTGGCCATCGTCAAGCGGGGCGGGCAGGTGACCGAGCACCTGTTCGTGCTCGCGCGCGACCCCTCGCGTGAGGTGTGGGAAGGCCCGCGGCTGGGGGCGGAGCGTGCGCAGGCCCTCACGGGCATCCCCACGCGCACGGTGCAGCAGATGCAGGAGGCGCTGCGCCCGGCGCTAAGCCAGGCGACCACGCTGTACACGCTCAGCCCACTGAGCCCGGATGGCTCGCGGAGCGAGTTCCTGCGCCCCGACCAGCAGTACGCGCAACGCCTGCGCGACCAGTACAAGAACCTGACGCGCGTCCAGGACCTGGGCAACGCACTGTTCCGCATCCGCGCCACCAAGACCCCGGCCGAGCTGGACCTGATCCGCCGCGCCGTGTACATCACCATCCTGGCCCACCGCGAAGCCATGCGCGCCACGGAGCCGGGGATGAACGAGTTCGAGATCCACGGGCTGATCGAGGGCACCTTCCGCCGCTACGGCGCCGAGCGCCCCGGGTTCGGCAGCATCGTGGGCTCCGGCCCTAACAGCACCACGCTTCACTACCGCCAGGCCGACCGGTTCATGCAGGCCGGCGAAACGCTGGTGATGGACATCGGCGCCTCGTACGCCGGGTACACGGCCGACGTCACGCGCACTGTTCCGGTCAGCGGGCGGTTCAGCCCGGAGCAGCGGCAGATCTACACCATCGTCCTCGACGCGCAGAAGGCGGGGGAGCGCGCGGCGCGCATCGGGGTCCCGCTGACGCGGGTGCAGCAGGCCGCCTTCCAGGTGGTGGCCACCGGGCTGGCGCGGCTGGGGCTGATCGAGTCGGCCGACGCCACCTACGAGTGCTCGCCAGGGAGCCAGTGCCCGCAGGCGGCGCTCTTCTTCATGCACGGCATCGGGCACGGCATCGGCCTCGACGTGCACGATCCCGACCCGTCGTACCCCAACTACGGAGGAGGCTTCAAGGTGGGGAGCGCGTTCACCATCGAGCCCGGCGTCTACATTCGCGCCGACGCGCTGGACTACCTTCCCGACACGCCGCGCAACCGGCAGCTGATCGCCCGCATTCGTCCCAAGGTGCAGCAGTACCGCAACATCGGCGTGCGCATCGAGGACGACTACTTCTTTACCGAGGCCGGGCTTGAGCGCGTGACCGAGGGCGCCCCGCGCGAGATCGACGAGATCGAGGCGCTGATGGCGCAGGAGAGCTTCTGGAACCGCGAGCGCCGTCCGCAGGTGGTGGAGTGGTACCGGGCCGCCGTTCCCGCCACCACCACGCCGTGACCGCAGGACAGGCGGGGTGATGGCGCATCCCCGTCATGCGGCCGCCGCCGCGTGCCTCCTGCTGGCGCTGGGCGGGTGCGCGCACGCCATGCCCGCGGGCCAGGCAGGGCCCCTGCTGGACGCGCTGTTCGCCCCGCCCACCGCCGCGGAGATCGCGGCGGTGGAGGCCGACTGGGCGGTTCGCGACACGCGGGTGCACGACTTCCGGGTGGAGCACGTGGAGCGCGACGGCGCCACCGGGCGCACGATGGTCGTCTCGCACGTGGTGGACGGAGCGCGCCACTACGGGGCTGTGCGCGTTCCCGACGGCGCTGCCGGACCGCTTCCCGTGCTGGTCATTGGGCATGGGGGCGACAACGGCGCCACGGGCTATCACTTCTTCCACTCCGGCCGGCTGGCACGCGGGTTCGTGCAGGTGCTCCCGTCGTTCCGGTCAGAGACGCTGCGCCTGACCGCGCTTCGCGGCTGGCGCTCCGGCGGCACGGCGAGCCCGTGGGACCGCGACGTGGACGACGCCATCGCGCTGCTGAACGCCGCGCTCGCGCACGTCCCGGAAGCGGACAGCACGCGCATCGCCGCGTTCGGCCGCAGCCGTGGCGGTGGGGTGATGCTGCTGATGGCGATCCGCGACCCGCGCATCAGGGCGGTCGTGAGCGCCGTGGGGCCTACGGACTTCCTGCTTCCCGAGGTCCGCCGCCTGGCCGGCCGAGCGCTGGGCAGCCGGGTGGCGCGCTTGCCCGGGGCCGGGTACCTGGCCGACAGCGTGCTCTTCGCCCTGCGCGACGGACGCACGACGGTGCCGCAGGCCCGGATGCAGCTGCTGCGGCGCTCTCCCGCCTGGTTCGCGCACCGCCTTCCGCCCGCGCAGGGACACTACGGCGCGCTGGACCCCAAGGTCGCTGTGGAGCACGGCGATCGGCTGAACGCCGTGATGCGCGGCATGGGACGCGACACGGTTGCCTGGCAGTACCATCGCTATCCCCAGGGCCGCCACCGGTATTCGTCATTTCCCGGCGCGATGGCGCGCACGGAGGAATTCCTCGTCCGGGCCGTGAACTCGCCCCGCGTCCCGCGCTGACCGCTCATCTCCCCACATCCCGACCGATGAACTTTCCGATGTCCGCCGCACACCGCCGGCGCGGAGCGCGCGCGTGAGCCGGTTCCGCTACTTCGGCGGCGTCGATTTTTCCGGCGCCAAGGAGCCGCTTTCCACGCTGTGGACGGCCGTCGGTGAGGAGCGCGACGGCAAGCTGTGCATCGTCTCGCTCTGCCCGCAGCCCTTTCGCGCGGACCTGGTGTCGTTCGTGGCGGATGGATGGCGCAAGCACGCCGGCGCGGCGCCGGACGACGGCATCCTCTGGGGCGCCGACTTTCCCTTCGGGCTGCCCGTGGACGTGGTGAACGCCATCGAGGGGCTGCGCGAGCGGTCGTGGCGTGGGGTGGCGTCGTGGGTGGCGGACCGGCCGCCGGAAGAGATCCGCGAGGGGTTGCCCGCCTTCCACAAGGCTCCGCGCGCGACGGACACCAACGGCGCGATGGCGCCGCTGGACCTGCGCCTGTACCGGCAGACGCTGGAGGGGATCCGCGTGCTGTGGGAGCTGCGCGACGCGGCCGAGGTCTCCATTCCGCCGGTGGCGCCACGGACGGACGCGGGGACGGTGGTGATCGAGGTCTATCCGGCGGGCGCGGTAAAGGACTTGGGGATCAAGGGATCGAAGGTGCCGTTCCGCCCGGGAGAGGTGCGGGCGCGGCCGGCAGCGTTTCGACCGTTCTTTTCGTTCGATCACCCGTCGCTGGAAGCCATCGCCTGCACGCTGGAGGACGCGCGCGACGCGTGCCTGGCGTGCGTGGTGGCCTGGCTGTGCCGCGACGACCTGGACCAGCCGTTCCGCCTGGACCGCGTCCCGCGCCAGACCATCGAGACGGAAGGCTGGATCTACCGCCCACCCGCCGCGCTGGGGTGATCTGATGTGGATCCGAAACAGCGCGAAGGTCCGCATCGCCGCGGCCGCGAGCCTGTGTGCCCTGACGGCGTGCCAGGGCTCCGCGCCACGCGTGCGAACGCCGTCCAACGTGGCGGGCGAGTACGTGCTGGTGGAGCGGGACGGGAAACGGCTTCCGCACACGATGCGCCTGTCCGAGCCGGGGAAACGATGCGACATGACGCTGATCCGCGACGTGCTCGTTCTGCGGCCGGACGGCGAATTTGAGGGCGAGTTCGAATCCTACGTGCGGTGCGAGGGCCAGCCCCGCCCCGACAGCACGGACGCGCGCAGCTATAACGGCACGTTTCGCCTGCACGGCGCACATGGCGATACGGTGGTGCTCGTGGAGAGGGGCCTCGAGTCCCGGGCGAGGCAAAGGGGTGTGCTCAAGGGAGACGAGTTGCGCGTGGAGTTCGAAGTGCTCACCGAGCCTCGCCGTACAATGCGTTTCCGCTACGTCCGCCAGGACGCGACGCCGTAGGCGCGCGGCGGCGTTCCCGCTGGCGAACGCGCAAAGGGCGCGGGGGATGGTCTCCCCTGCGCCCTGTCTGGTTTCGTACGGTGCTGAACGCGGCGACACGGATCATCTCCCTCGCCACGATCAACATATAGCACACCCGGGGACTTGCGGCCAGCCCGGGGGAAGGCCGCAGGATTGCCGCGCCGAAAAATTCTTCGGCCAAGGCCTGACACCTGGGGAATGGGAGGCGCGAAGATGACACACCACGCCGTGGTGATTGCCGGAGGCGGCCCGACGGGGCTGATGCTCGCGGGGGAGCTGGCGTTGGCGGGCGTCGACGTAGCCATCGTAGAGCGGCGCGCCAGCCAGGAGCTCGCCGGCTCGCGCGCCGGCGGCCTGCACGCACGCACCCTCGAAGTCCTCGATCAACGTGGAATCGCTGAACGCTTCCTCGCGGAGGGGCAGAAGGCCCAGGTCGCGGGGTTCGCCCAGATCCGGCTGGACATCAGCGATTTCCCGACCCGCCACAACTACGGGCTGGGGCTGTGGCAGAACCACATCGAGCGCATTTTGGCCGGCTGGCTGGACGAGTTGAAGGTGCCGATGCACCGCGGATGTGAGGTGGCGGGCTTCACGCAGGACGACACCGGGGTGAACGTGGAGCTGGCCGGCGGCCGCTCGATGCGGGCGGAATACCTCGTCGGGTGCGATGGAGGACGCAGCGTGGTCCGGAAAGCGGCGGGCATCGACTTCCCCGGGTGGGACGCGACGACCAGTGCCCTGATCGCCCAGGTCCAGATGGCCGAGGAGCCGGAACTGGGCATCCGCCACGACGCGCTCGGGGTGCATGCCCTGGGCAAGGTGGAGTACGAGCTCCGGGACGGCGAGGTAGTCTACAGCGCTGGCGGCACGGTAAGCGTCATGCTGACTGAGCGGCACCCCGGCGCCACCGGCGAACCCACCCTGCGCGACCTCCGTGAGGCGCTCGTCGGCGTCTACGGGACGGATTTCGGCATTCACAGCCCCACCTGGATTTCGCGATTCACCGACATGGCCCGGCAGGCGGCCGCCTACCGCGACCGTCGCGTCCTGCTGGCGGGCGACGCCGCGCACGTGCATAGCCCGGTGGGTGGACAGGGCCTGAACACCGGTGTGCAGGATGCGGTAAACCTGGGATGGAAGCTGGCCCAGGTGGTCAACCGGACGTCGCCGGAAAGCCTCCTGGACACCTACCACGCCGAGCGGCACCCGGTGGCCGCCCGCGTGCTGCGCAACACGATGGCGCAGGTGGCGCTGCTCCGCCCGGACGACCGCAGCAAAGCCGCGCGCGAAGCCATGGCCGAGCTACTCAGCATGGACGAGCCGCGCCGCCGGCTCGCCGCGGAGATGTCGGGGCTGGGCATCCGCTACGACCTTGGCGAGGGGCACCCGCTGCTCGGCCGGCGCATGCCCGACCTGGACCTGGTCTCCGCCGATGGGCCGCTTCGGCTTTTCACCCTGCTGCACCGTGCCCGGCCGCTGCTTCTGAACCTGGGTGAGCCCGGAGCCTTCGACATCACCCCGTGGGCGGATCGCGTCGAGCGGATCGACGCCCGGTACGATGGCCCGTGGGAGATTCCGGCGATCGGAGCGGTCACGGCGCCCGCCGCGGTGTTGATCCGGCCCGACGGATACGTGGCCTGGACGGGAGACGGGACCCAGGCGGGGCTCGCGGAGGCGCTGACGACCTGGTTCGGACCGCCCAGGGCGTAGGCGCACCGGCCCGACGAGGTTCGACGGCTTAAGGATCGTCACTTCGACCCTTGAACTGCGGCCATCACGGCACGATCAGGACGGACCACTCCAGGTTCGCGTCGGCGCGGATCGCGGTGACCAGTCGCGGGGCGGACCCGGACGCGGGGGGCGCGTCGACGCGAAAGGAACGAGTGGAGAAGAGCCGTACCTGCAGCGTGTCCGATCCCTCCTTGGGAATCAGTGCCCACGGAATCATGATGGCTGAGGAGAGTGGCCCAAGGCTGGAAATGGCGAGGCTGGGGCCTCCGCGCGTGAACGACACCTCCCAGCGCTGGAACTCCGGAACTCCGAGCGTTCCCGACGAGCCGGGGAAGATGGGAATCAGAAGGTCCTGCCCGGCGCGGAGCGTTACCGAGGGGCTGCCCCGCCGCGCCACGCTGTACAGGGTGAACTCCGAATGCGGCACGGCACCCACCGCCGGCACCGGAAGCCGCACCCGAAGCCCGCCCGCGACGGCGGCACTGTCGAGCGGCACCGAGGCCGAGAATGCCGTTTACCGGCCCCCCGCCCGCGTACCGGTCACGTTCTGCACGCGGAGCGTGTCGCTGCGGAAATCGATGCGGTCGCCGTCGATCGGGATGAACAACGCGTCTACGTAAGTCGAGTCGGCGCCGCGGCCGCGGGTACTTACCTGTACCTCGGTTGCGATGGACTTGGCGGGTCCGGTAGGGACGATGCATCCCGCCGCGAGCGCGAGCAGGGCAAGGGCGGCATAACGGCGAGTGCGAGGCATGCGACGGATTCGTAGAAAGGCGGGGGCGAGTTCGCGAGAGAACGCCTGACGGGGCGAATCGGGACAGGTTCGCCCAGGCCGGGTTGACGGGCGCATCATCACGCAACATATTAAGTTGCATGAGACGCGACAGCCGACTCTCCGGTGTGCTCCACGTGCTGCTCCACATGGCAGAGCAAGGTGGCCCCGTTACCTCCGAGGTCCTGGCGACGACCATGGATACCAATCCGGTGGTGATCCGGCGGATCATGGCGGGCCTGCGGGAGCAGGGGTACGTGCGATCAGAAAAGGGGCACGGTGGGGGATGGACACTCGCCTGCGACCTGTCCCAGGTCACGCTTCGCGACATCTACACCGCGCTCGGCTGCCCCTCGCTGCTGGCCATCGGCAACCGGACGGAGGCGCCCGGCTGTCTCGTCGAACAGGCGGTGAACGCCACCCTCAGTCAGGCGTTCGACGATGCGGAGGCGCTGCTGCTTTCGCGCCTGGGCGAGGTCACGCTGGCCATGCTGAGCGCAGACTTCCACGACCGCCTCGCCGCGCGTGGCGGCTCTCACGACCTGGAGGATGCTCATGCCTCATGACGCCATCATCATCGGCGGCAGCTTCGCCGGGCTCTCCGCGGCCATGTACCTGGCGCGGGGGCGGCGATCGGTCTGCATCATCGATACGGGATTGCCCCGCAACCGCTTCGCGGCACAATCGCACGGGTTCTTCGGCCACGATGGCGCCGCGCCGGGCGCGATGCTGGCCACCGCGCGACCGCAGGTCGCGGCCTATCCCACGGTTACGTTCGTCGACGGGGCGGCGGCCAGCGCCTCGGGCGAGGCGGATGGCTTCTCCGTCGCGCTGGCGACGGGGGAAGTGCTGGAAAGCAGGCGCCTGGTGCTCGCGTTCGGCATCTCCGACGAGCTGCCCGCCATTCCGGGCCTTGCCGAGCGCTGGGGCAATTCCGTGATCCACTGCCCGTACTGCCATGGCTACGAGTTCAGCGGCCAGCGGTTGGGCGTGCTGAACCTCTCGCCGATGTCCATCCACCAAGCGCTGCTGATCTCCGAATGGGGTCCGACGACGCTCTATCTGAACGGCGGCCCCGAGCCGGACGCCGAGGCGCTCGCGGGCCTGCGGGAGCGTGGGATCGCCATCGAACCGGCCGCAGTGACGGCGCTGCATGGCGACGGCACGCGGCTGTCATCCATAGAGCTGGCGGATGGAAGAACGGCGGCGGTCGATGCTCTCTACATCGGTCCGCGCACCCGCCTGAACAGCGGGATCGCGCAGCAGATGGGATGCGAGCTGCACGATGGGCCGTTCGGCGCCATCGTCCGGACGGATGACCTGAAGATGACCACCGTACCGGGTGTCTACGCCGCGGGCGACATCACGCGCGGCGCCCACAACGTGACGTGGGCAACCTCCGATGGGGTCACGGCCGGGGTGGCGGTGCACAAGTCCCTGGTGTTCTAAGGCCGGCTCCCCGCCCACGCCGCCGCGGCCTCGGCGGCGTCGCGCAGATCGTCGCCGAACTCCAGCACGGCCTCAGCCACAAGCAGGTCCATCGGCGGCGCCTCGTCCGGTAGCGCGCGAGCGAGCTTGATACTGGAGTACGCGATGGATTCGAACGCTCCGAACTTGTCCATCAGCATCTCCAGCACGCGTATGGGCGAGGTCCGCTCCCCTTCGATTGCCTTGGCGCGCATCATCGTTGCTCCAGTAGAGATTCGACGCCCTGTCGACAGGGCGAACGTGGGCAGGTACAATTCGTCTAACCCGGCACTTCGCTCCACGCCCGCGGGATCAGCACGCTTGAGAGACCACTCGCCGCCGCCGCGTCCGCAGTTCACCACTATTTATCTCAGCGGCCTCCCTTTGTCTCTATTGGAGACAATGTTAATCCCGCGTCGTTCCCCTGTCAACGGTCATGAGGTGGGGGCTTGATGCAGAGGTTCGGCGAAAAGCTACGGGCATTGCGAACGGCCCATGGTTCGACCCTGCAGCAACTGGCGGCTGAATTCGGGTACGCGACGCACGCCTACATCAGTGAACTTGAGAGCGGGAAGAAGGTTCCTACAGCGGCGCTGGTTTTGAAGGTGGCGCGGCGCTTCAACGTGAGCACTGACGTTCTCTTGAGGGACGAGATGGACCTAGACCTTAGATGATGTGGGAGGCCTGATGAGAAAGCGTTTCCTAGTATCCCACCCCGCCCCTGATGGGGGAGTGCTTTTGTCCCCCATGAAGAAATGGCTGCAGGAGAACGCAGAGATACTGCCAACCGGGTTCGACCTTACTGTTACCTCGCGCCAACTCAGAAGCCGTTTATCCAAGCTGGGGTGGAATGTTGATGAACGGGAGACCGAGGTGCATGTCACCCCGCCGGGCGACCACGGGAGACCAGTTGCAGCCTCAGAACCGTCCACTCCTACCCGGCGCACGGGCGGCGCGCGCTTAGATACTCGCTTGGAGTCTGAGGGTGCTGAGTTCTTGGTCTTGGGCAGGCTGCTTGTGGAGAGGATTCCGGCCTACAAGACCTACACGAATATGCCGGGATACGACTTGGTTGCCACAAATCCCGAGCTAAATACGTCCGCACGGATTCAAGTGAAGAGTCGCTGGCGTACGAACGCTCCGGGATTCCCCATTCGTAACTTGGATAGTGACTTCGTCGTGTTTTGTCGGCTGAATCGGGGAAACAAGCAGGGGACGGGTGTGCTTCGCGAACCAGAGTACTACGTGTTTCCGATCGAAGTAGTGAGGGCCGCCCCCAAGTCTGATGGATGGTCCAAGCTCATGGTTCGTGACATCCCGGATGCCGGGCAATATCGCGACCGCTGGGATCTGATCCGTGACTTTCTTCGCCAATCGACCCACGGCTGATCTGCGTGGCTGCTCTTTGCTTCCCGAATCCATCGACTGATGCAATGGCCTGACGCGATCCTTGGGTTTCTGAGCGGTATTGTTCTGGCGGTTCTGACTGCGGTCGTTACCTCAGTTGTAGAACGCCGATCCGCACGGCGAGAACAGGTCCAGGGCGCGCGCTTCCAGATCTACATGAAGCTTCTCGACCTTCACAGCACGTATTTCTGGGTGACAGTCGCAGAAATGCATGGCGAGGAGACGCGATCGGAGATCAAGGAGCGAGTCCGTGGATTGGCGTGGCAGATTGCCGACCAGTTGCGCGCGGCTGATGAACTGAAGAATACGACGGAGATTCTCGATGTGCTCCTTAGTACAAGATACCAAACTGCTGCGGACCGCCATCGAGCGATGCATGATTTGCTTCAAGCTCTCGGAAGTACCGTAAATCCACGCTACGCAACTGCAATCCATCAGATCAGCAACGAGAATGTGGCGCGGTTAGCTGACGGGAGTCGGGGGTCAGCGTTCACACCTGGACTCATGGAGTGAACGCTACGCGCGTTCGGGCGTAGGCGAGTGCGTCAGCGTTCCTATACCATGGCCGTAGTGCCATCCTGACCTGTCCTGGTAGAGATCATGGCCGCCAATCATCTTGAGCAACTCGTCGCTGAATGGTACGAGTATCAAGGGTATTTCATCCGAAGGA includes:
- a CDS encoding Rrf2 family transcriptional regulator, with translation MRRDSRLSGVLHVLLHMAEQGGPVTSEVLATTMDTNPVVIRRIMAGLREQGYVRSEKGHGGGWTLACDLSQVTLRDIYTALGCPSLLAIGNRTEAPGCLVEQAVNATLSQAFDDAEALLLSRLGEVTLAMLSADFHDRLAARGGSHDLEDAHAS
- a CDS encoding aminopeptidase P N-terminal domain-containing protein, with the translated sequence MHAALRRALLPVVAAAAFVLPSRAQGPVPPPRGSPDPFTLAATPAPAPISAQEHARRRQQLAAGMGDGVLVALGASEPETDYTSFAQNSPFRYLTGVNEPGAVLAIVKRGGQVTEHLFVLARDPSREVWEGPRLGAERAQALTGIPTRTVQQMQEALRPALSQATTLYTLSPLSPDGSRSEFLRPDQQYAQRLRDQYKNLTRVQDLGNALFRIRATKTPAELDLIRRAVYITILAHREAMRATEPGMNEFEIHGLIEGTFRRYGAERPGFGSIVGSGPNSTTLHYRQADRFMQAGETLVMDIGASYAGYTADVTRTVPVSGRFSPEQRQIYTIVLDAQKAGERAARIGVPLTRVQQAAFQVVATGLARLGLIESADATYECSPGSQCPQAALFFMHGIGHGIGLDVHDPDPSYPNYGGGFKVGSAFTIEPGVYIRADALDYLPDTPRNRQLIARIRPKVQQYRNIGVRIEDDYFFTEAGLERVTEGAPREIDEIEALMAQESFWNRERRPQVVEWYRAAVPATTTP
- a CDS encoding DUF429 domain-containing protein, with translation MSRFRYFGGVDFSGAKEPLSTLWTAVGEERDGKLCIVSLCPQPFRADLVSFVADGWRKHAGAAPDDGILWGADFPFGLPVDVVNAIEGLRERSWRGVASWVADRPPEEIREGLPAFHKAPRATDTNGAMAPLDLRLYRQTLEGIRVLWELRDAAEVSIPPVAPRTDAGTVVIEVYPAGAVKDLGIKGSKVPFRPGEVRARPAAFRPFFSFDHPSLEAIACTLEDARDACLACVVAWLCRDDLDQPFRLDRVPRQTIETEGWIYRPPAALG
- a CDS encoding NAD(P)/FAD-dependent oxidoreductase, giving the protein MPHDAIIIGGSFAGLSAAMYLARGRRSVCIIDTGLPRNRFAAQSHGFFGHDGAAPGAMLATARPQVAAYPTVTFVDGAAASASGEADGFSVALATGEVLESRRLVLAFGISDELPAIPGLAERWGNSVIHCPYCHGYEFSGQRLGVLNLSPMSIHQALLISEWGPTTLYLNGGPEPDAEALAGLRERGIAIEPAAVTALHGDGTRLSSIELADGRTAAVDALYIGPRTRLNSGIAQQMGCELHDGPFGAIVRTDDLKMTTVPGVYAAGDITRGAHNVTWATSDGVTAGVAVHKSLVF
- a CDS encoding thioredoxin domain-containing protein, translating into MPNRLANETSPYLLQHQDNPVDWYAWGPEALERARAEDRPILLSVGYSACHWCHVMEHESFEDPATAAIMNEHYVNIKVDREERPDIDSIYMSAVQQMTGHGGWPMTVFITPGGAPFYGGTYYPPEPSHGLPSFRQILLAVAEAWRERRADVDQSAEHMAEALRESGELRATAGTLDPSILDRAYRSLASRFDSAWGGMAGAPKFPQPLTLEFLLRTWKRTGNADAMRFLDVTLRRMAAGGMYDHVGGGFARYSVDAHWLVPHFEKMLYDNALLARLYTHAWQATGDDAHRTVAEDVLAWVTREMTSPEGGFYSALDADSEGEEGKFYVWTPGEIDSIVGVEDGALVRAYYGVTEAGNFEGHNILHAWRTMDEVAAEQGVSVERLQDALDRARPRLYEERAKRVWPGRDDKVLTSWNAMMLHAFAEAARAFESHEYRRIAITSAEFLVGRLRTEDGRLARTYKDGRAKIPGFLEDHALLAEALVAVYETTWDERWLREARTLADQVLQSFWDEEQGIFYDTAADAEQLVIRPRDLFDNATPSGNSAAVNALLRLAELVGDERYSRVARRVLQSLADTMARVPAGFGHLLSALDFHLATPAEVAFVGTPGEAETDAMLRVVGRAYLPNTVTALRRADEGGDEELIPLLRGRTAREGRATAYVCERFACQQPVTDPAALAAQLGLGSA
- a CDS encoding alpha/beta hydrolase family protein: MAHPRHAAAAACLLLALGGCAHAMPAGQAGPLLDALFAPPTAAEIAAVEADWAVRDTRVHDFRVEHVERDGATGRTMVVSHVVDGARHYGAVRVPDGAAGPLPVLVIGHGGDNGATGYHFFHSGRLARGFVQVLPSFRSETLRLTALRGWRSGGTASPWDRDVDDAIALLNAALAHVPEADSTRIAAFGRSRGGGVMLLMAIRDPRIRAVVSAVGPTDFLLPEVRRLAGRALGSRVARLPGAGYLADSVLFALRDGRTTVPQARMQLLRRSPAWFAHRLPPAQGHYGALDPKVAVEHGDRLNAVMRGMGRDTVAWQYHRYPQGRHRYSSFPGAMARTEEFLVRAVNSPRVPR
- a CDS encoding FAD-dependent monooxygenase — encoded protein: MTHHAVVIAGGGPTGLMLAGELALAGVDVAIVERRASQELAGSRAGGLHARTLEVLDQRGIAERFLAEGQKAQVAGFAQIRLDISDFPTRHNYGLGLWQNHIERILAGWLDELKVPMHRGCEVAGFTQDDTGVNVELAGGRSMRAEYLVGCDGGRSVVRKAAGIDFPGWDATTSALIAQVQMAEEPELGIRHDALGVHALGKVEYELRDGEVVYSAGGTVSVMLTERHPGATGEPTLRDLREALVGVYGTDFGIHSPTWISRFTDMARQAAAYRDRRVLLAGDAAHVHSPVGGQGLNTGVQDAVNLGWKLAQVVNRTSPESLLDTYHAERHPVAARVLRNTMAQVALLRPDDRSKAAREAMAELLSMDEPRRRLAAEMSGLGIRYDLGEGHPLLGRRMPDLDLVSADGPLRLFTLLHRARPLLLNLGEPGAFDITPWADRVERIDARYDGPWEIPAIGAVTAPAAVLIRPDGYVAWTGDGTQAGLAEALTTWFGPPRA